The following coding sequences lie in one Apium graveolens cultivar Ventura chromosome 1, ASM990537v1, whole genome shotgun sequence genomic window:
- the LOC141719781 gene encoding uncharacterized protein LOC141719781, which produces MFTNVKIEDEDNWWYNSCNIFHDKAEKIEKNFNCVDCKRNFPYCEKRFRVFILADDNTFACNVILMDRVVKRIVHTTTINLLNETKKNLEVIQLFDTPNSSNFVAKKIKKEP; this is translated from the exons ATGTTCACAAACGTGAAAATTGAAGACGAGGACAACTGGTGGTACAATAGTTGTAACATTTTTCACGATAAAGCTGAAAAGATTGAGAAGAACTTTAATTGTGTAGATTGTAAGCGTAATTTTCCATATTGCGAGAAAAG GTTCAGGGTCTTTATCTTAGCTGATGATAACACTTTTGCATGTAATGTCATCCTCATGGACCGTGTTGTTAAACGGATTGTTCATACTACTACAATTAACCTATTGAATGAAACCAAGAAG AACTTAGAGGTCATTCAGCTGTTTGATACTCCGAATTCAAGCAACTTTGTAGCTAAAAAGATTAAGAAG GAACCATGA